From a single Pseudomonas sp. A34-9 genomic region:
- the ptsP gene encoding phosphoenolpyruvate--protein phosphotransferase: protein MLELTIEQISMGQSAVDKPAALQLLANHLVADGLVADGYLAGLQAREAQGSTFLGQGIAIPHGTPQTRDQVFATGVRLMQFPEGVDWGDGQIVYLAIGIAAKSDEHLRLLQLLTRALGETDLGQALRRASSPEALLKLLQGAPQELALDAQMIGLGVSADDFEELVWRGARLLRQADCVSNGFAGVLQQVEALPLGDGLWWLHSEQTVKRPGLAFVTPDKPMRYLGQPLSGLFCLASLGEAHQALLERLCALLIEGRGHELGRATSSRKVLEVLGGELPADWPSARIALANAHGLHARPAKILAQLAKSFDGEIRVRIVDGQDSAVSVKSLSKLLSLGARRGQVLELIAEPSIAADALPALLAAIEEGLGEEVEPLPAVSQQREVIADIAEVLIAPASGALLQAIPAAPGIAIGPAHIQVQQTIDYPLRGESAAVERERLKQALSDVRSDIQGLIERSKAKAIREIFITHQEMLDDPELTDEVDTRLKQGESAEAAWMAVIEAAARQQESLQDALLAERAADLRDIGRRVLAQLCGVQTASEPEQPYILVMDEVGPSDVARLDPARVAGILTARGGATAHSAIVARALGIPALVGAGAAVLLLQPGTPLLLDGQRGRLHVDADAATLQRAAEERDTREQRLKIAAEQRHQPAHTSDGHAVEVFANIGESAGVLSAVEQGAEGIGLLRTELIFMAHPQAPDEATQEAEYRRVLDGLAGRPLVVRTLDVGGDKPLPYWPIAKEENPFLGVRGIRLTLQRPQIMEAQLRALLRSADNRPLRIMFPMVGSVEEWRQARDMTERLRLEIPVADLQLGIMIEVPSAALLAPVLAREVDFFSVGTNDLTQYTLAIDRGHPTLSAQADGLHPAVLQLIDITVRAAHAHGKWVGVCGELAADPLAVPVLVGLGVDELSVSGRSIAEVKARIRELSLTQAQTLAQQALAVGSANEVRALVEAL from the coding sequence ATGCTCGAGCTCACTATAGAGCAGATATCCATGGGCCAATCGGCTGTGGATAAACCCGCAGCCCTGCAACTGCTGGCCAATCACCTTGTGGCCGATGGTCTGGTCGCCGACGGTTACCTCGCCGGCCTGCAGGCTCGGGAAGCCCAGGGCTCGACCTTTCTCGGTCAAGGTATTGCCATTCCCCACGGCACTCCGCAAACCCGCGATCAGGTGTTCGCCACCGGCGTGCGCCTGATGCAGTTCCCCGAAGGCGTGGATTGGGGCGATGGCCAGATCGTTTATCTGGCGATTGGCATCGCCGCCAAATCCGACGAACACCTGCGTCTGCTGCAACTGCTCACCCGTGCCCTCGGCGAGACCGATCTGGGCCAGGCCCTGCGTCGCGCCAGCTCCCCTGAAGCGCTGCTGAAACTGTTGCAAGGCGCGCCGCAAGAGCTGGCGCTGGATGCACAGATGATTGGCCTCGGTGTATCGGCCGACGATTTCGAAGAACTGGTCTGGCGTGGCGCGCGTCTGTTGCGTCAGGCCGATTGTGTGAGCAACGGTTTCGCCGGTGTGTTGCAGCAGGTCGAAGCGCTGCCGCTGGGCGATGGTTTGTGGTGGCTACACAGCGAACAGACCGTGAAGCGTCCGGGCCTGGCGTTTGTCACCCCGGACAAACCGATGCGCTACCTCGGTCAGCCGCTCAGTGGGTTGTTCTGTCTGGCCAGCCTTGGCGAAGCGCACCAAGCGTTGCTTGAACGCCTGTGCGCGCTGCTGATCGAAGGTCGCGGCCATGAACTGGGCCGCGCTACCAGCAGCCGCAAAGTCCTCGAAGTGCTCGGCGGTGAATTGCCCGCCGACTGGCCGAGCGCGCGCATTGCCCTGGCCAATGCTCACGGGTTGCATGCACGTCCGGCGAAGATCCTCGCGCAACTGGCAAAGAGTTTTGACGGCGAGATTCGTGTGCGCATCGTCGATGGTCAGGACAGTGCCGTGTCGGTGAAGAGTTTGAGCAAGCTGCTTAGCCTCGGCGCCCGTCGCGGTCAGGTGCTGGAACTGATCGCCGAGCCGAGTATTGCCGCTGATGCCTTGCCGGCATTGCTCGCTGCTATCGAAGAAGGCCTCGGCGAAGAAGTCGAGCCGTTGCCTGCCGTAAGCCAGCAGCGCGAAGTCATTGCCGACATCGCCGAAGTGCTGATCGCTCCGGCATCCGGCGCTCTGTTGCAGGCGATCCCGGCAGCACCGGGCATTGCCATCGGGCCTGCGCATATTCAGGTTCAGCAAACCATCGATTACCCGTTGCGCGGCGAGTCCGCCGCCGTTGAGCGCGAGCGTCTCAAGCAAGCGCTCAGCGATGTGCGCAGCGACATTCAGGGCCTGATCGAACGCAGCAAAGCCAAAGCTATCCGCGAGATCTTCATCACCCATCAGGAAATGCTCGACGACCCGGAACTCACCGACGAAGTCGACACCCGTCTCAAACAAGGCGAAAGCGCCGAAGCTGCGTGGATGGCGGTGATTGAAGCGGCGGCCAGACAACAGGAATCGCTGCAGGACGCGTTGCTCGCCGAACGTGCAGCGGATCTGCGTGATATCGGTCGCCGCGTGCTGGCGCAACTGTGCGGCGTGCAGACCGCGAGCGAGCCGGAGCAGCCTTACATTCTGGTGATGGACGAAGTCGGCCCGTCCGATGTCGCGCGGCTGGATCCGGCACGCGTCGCGGGGATTCTCACCGCACGCGGCGGCGCCACCGCGCACAGTGCAATTGTCGCGCGGGCTCTCGGCATTCCGGCGCTGGTCGGTGCGGGCGCGGCAGTCTTGCTGCTGCAACCGGGCACGCCGTTGCTGCTCGACGGCCAGCGCGGTCGCCTGCACGTCGATGCCGATGCCGCGACCCTGCAACGCGCCGCCGAAGAACGCGACACCCGCGAGCAACGCCTGAAGATTGCCGCCGAACAACGCCATCAACCGGCACACACTAGCGACGGTCACGCCGTCGAAGTGTTTGCCAACATTGGCGAAAGTGCTGGCGTGCTCAGCGCGGTGGAGCAGGGCGCCGAAGGCATCGGTCTGCTGCGCACCGAACTGATTTTCATGGCCCATCCACAAGCACCGGACGAGGCCACGCAAGAAGCCGAATACCGTCGCGTCCTCGACGGTCTCGCCGGGCGTCCGCTGGTGGTGCGCACGCTGGATGTCGGCGGTGACAAACCGCTGCCGTATTGGCCGATCGCCAAGGAAGAAAACCCGTTCCTCGGCGTGCGCGGCATTCGCCTGACCTTGCAGCGCCCGCAGATCATGGAAGCGCAATTGCGCGCCTTGCTGCGTTCTGCCGACAACCGTCCGCTGCGGATCATGTTCCCGATGGTCGGCAGCGTCGAAGAGTGGCGTCAGGCTCGCGACATGACCGAACGTCTGCGCCTGGAAATCCCGGTCGCCGATCTGCAACTGGGGATCATGATCGAAGTGCCGTCTGCCGCATTGCTGGCGCCGGTGCTGGCCAGGGAAGTCGACTTCTTTAGCGTCGGCACCAACGATCTAACGCAGTACACCCTGGCCATCGACCGAGGTCACCCGACGCTGTCGGCACAGGCAGACGGCTTGCACCCGGCGGTGCTGCAACTGATCGACATCACCGTGCGCGCGGCCCATGCCCATGGCAAATGGGTCGGTGTCTGCGGCGAACTGGCGGCGGATCCTTTGGCGGTGCCAGTGCTGGTCGGCCTCGGTGTCGATGAACT